The DNA window GGCGAGGACACCAACGGCCGCTTCCGCTACCTCATCGAGCAGGGCCAGACGGGGCTCAGCGTGGACTTCGACATGCCGACCCTCATGGGCTACGACTCCGACGACCCGCGCTCGCTGGGCGAGGTCGGGCGCGAGGGCGTCGCCGTGGACACGCTCGACGACGTCCTAGCCCTCTTCGCGGGCGTGGACCTCGAGAAGATCTCCGTGTCCATGACCATCAACCCGACGGCCTGGATCCTGCTCGCGATGTACGTCGCGCTGGCGCAGAGTCGCGGCTGCGACCTGAATCACCTCTCGGGTACCGTCCAGGCCGACATCCTCAAGGAGTACATCGCCCAGAAAGAGTGGATCTTCCCGATCCGCCCGTCCATGCGCATCATGCGCGACATGATCGTGTGGTCGGCCCGCCACATGGCGCGCTACAACCCGATCAACATCAGCGGCTATCACATCTCCGAGGCGGGGGCGACGTCCGTCCAGGAGGTCGCGTTCACCATGGCCAACGCCATCGCCTACGTCGAAGAGGTGACCCGCGCGGGCGTCGCGGTGGACGAGTTCGCGCCGCGGCTGGCCTTCTACTTCGTGGCGCAGAACGACTTCTTCGAGGAGATCGCGAAATTCCGCGCCGCGCGACGCATCTACGCGCGGATCATGAAAGACCGCTTCGGCGCGCGGAAGCCCGAGTCCATGCGGCTGCGCTTCCACTGCCAGACGGCGGCCGCGACCCTGACCCGGGCCCAGCCGATGAACAACGTCGTCCGCACGGCGCTCCAGGCGCTCTCCGCGGTGCTCGGCGGGGCGCAGTCGCTGCACACCAACGGTCTCGACGAAGCCTACGCCATCCCCTCCGAAGAGGCGATGAAGCTGGCGCTCCGCACCCAGCAGATCATCGCCGAGGAGAGCCGCGTGGCCGTCGTCATCGACCCCCTGGGCGGCTCGTACTATGTCGAGGCGCTGACGAACGAGATCGAGCGCCGCGTCTTCGACATCCTCGCCAAGGTGGACGCGC is part of the Candidatus Rokuibacteriota bacterium genome and encodes:
- a CDS encoding methylmalonyl-CoA mutase family protein, whose translation is MFDRDEIARAAALRAAWEAGELRAFLDRQPESRAEYRTLSGLPLKRVYTAEDVKDLRQEDLGLPGQYPYTRGPYPTMYRGRLWTMRQIAGFGTGEDTNGRFRYLIEQGQTGLSVDFDMPTLMGYDSDDPRSLGEVGREGVAVDTLDDVLALFAGVDLEKISVSMTINPTAWILLAMYVALAQSRGCDLNHLSGTVQADILKEYIAQKEWIFPIRPSMRIMRDMIVWSARHMARYNPINISGYHISEAGATSVQEVAFTMANAIAYVEEVTRAGVAVDEFAPRLAFYFVAQNDFFEEIAKFRAARRIYARIMKDRFGARKPESMRLRFHCQTAAATLTRAQPMNNVVRTALQALSAVLGGAQSLHTNGLDEAYAIPSEEAMKLALRTQQIIAEESRVAVVIDPLGGSYYVEALTNEIERRVFDILAKVDALGGTIKAVEEGYFQREIADSAYDTARRRASGDQPLIGVNRFVEPAAPVPVPIHKVDAAVEARQVARLQEVRRRRDGAKVAALLDRLEAEAKNPGANLMPVTIEAVNARATLGEIVARLRSVFGAYVEKPVF